The Oceanispirochaeta sp. M1 genome includes a window with the following:
- a CDS encoding helicase-related protein, with translation MFKQQSAILDNKALGNVIDVLKDEIKPESNLSVISAFFSIFAYEELKKELSKIDDFKLLLPTHPGTETFKMNVSGTPLDRRLRNRLNMAYIARSCADWLNKKCSTKYIPSPIGQNLIHIKNGDENSAIMGSASFTTEGLGITTSKSYHMNSYYKHNEEVSSLVKWFNELWASTAESKDIKDSIRSSLELIYSEKTPQQIYFITLYNLFKDFLEELDEEKIIKTQTGIKSTTVWQKLYKFQRDGVLGAIDKIEKYNGCIIADSVGLGKTFEALAIIKYYELRNDRVLVLCPKKLRENWTLYTVNDKRNILSSDRLNYDVLNHTDLSRSRGMSGEINLASLNWGNYDLIVIDESHNFRNNPARKDESVTRYSKLMDDIIKAGVKTKVLMLSATPVNNRMNDLKNQVAFIVEAKDDALESNGIVSIEQTLKLAQAKFNTWLKLDDEHRTTASLLETLNFDYFKLLDLLTIARSRKHIEKYYDISEIGKFPERLPPFNIKTGIEITGQFPPLEQINKDIRFLNLSAYAPLKYILPNKTEEYSRKYDRKLAGGSTFRQVDREQSLIHLMRVNLFKRMESSINSFSMTLAKLLGEVNTLLSKIDSHESSGDLEEFDIEDIEIEDDAFSPYVVGKKIKVLIQDMDTVRWRQELEEDRIILETLLTSAESVDASQDEKLRQLKELIKNKVQNPINSGNKKIIVFTAFADTAKYLYTNIAKWALSDLGINSALVTGSGDNKTEMPGIKKDLASIITSFSPISKERSKVDSTLTEVIDLLIATDCISEGQNLQDCDYLINYDIHWNPVRIIQRFGRVDRLGSRNDCIQLVNFWPNMELDEYINLEARVSGRMVLLDISATGEENVIEFTDSGTMNDLDYRRKQLERLQNEVIDIEDVEGGISITDLTLNDFRMDLTEYMKQNNIPLSDFPFGAFAIADVSGEPEIVPGVIFCLKNEGSQTVSDTTYALSPLYLIYVSDDGSVILQFTQVRKILDLLKKKGIEGKVLNPENLDAFHSRTRKGKDMSHYQNLLSKAIQALTGAAEERGVESLFTPGGTVISKDSFKGIDDFEVVSYLVLMSGGDSHV, from the coding sequence GTGTTTAAGCAACAATCAGCGATCTTAGATAATAAGGCCCTTGGCAATGTAATTGATGTTCTCAAAGATGAAATCAAACCTGAATCAAACTTATCAGTGATTTCCGCGTTCTTTTCCATTTTTGCATATGAAGAACTAAAAAAAGAGCTTTCAAAAATTGATGACTTTAAGCTGTTGCTGCCTACCCATCCAGGTACAGAAACTTTCAAAATGAATGTTTCTGGTACTCCCTTAGACCGACGGTTACGAAATAGACTAAATATGGCATATATAGCTCGAAGTTGTGCAGACTGGCTGAATAAGAAGTGTTCAACTAAATATATTCCTTCTCCCATAGGGCAAAATTTAATCCACATTAAAAATGGGGATGAAAACTCGGCCATAATGGGGAGTGCATCATTTACAACAGAGGGTCTGGGGATAACAACGTCTAAATCCTATCACATGAACTCTTATTATAAGCACAATGAAGAAGTTAGCTCACTGGTCAAATGGTTTAATGAGCTCTGGGCAAGTACAGCCGAATCAAAAGATATAAAGGACAGCATACGAAGCTCATTGGAGCTAATCTATTCAGAGAAAACACCTCAGCAGATTTACTTCATAACTCTATACAATCTATTCAAGGATTTTCTTGAAGAACTGGATGAAGAGAAGATAATTAAGACTCAGACAGGCATTAAAAGTACGACTGTCTGGCAAAAGCTTTATAAGTTCCAGAGAGACGGAGTCCTTGGAGCAATAGATAAAATTGAGAAATATAATGGTTGCATTATTGCAGACAGTGTCGGTCTCGGTAAAACTTTTGAAGCATTGGCTATCATTAAATACTATGAACTCCGAAATGACAGAGTCCTTGTTCTTTGTCCTAAAAAACTACGTGAAAACTGGACCCTGTATACAGTAAATGATAAGAGAAATATCCTTTCTTCTGATCGTTTAAACTACGATGTTCTCAATCATACCGACCTATCCAGATCCAGGGGAATGTCAGGAGAAATCAATCTTGCATCCCTCAATTGGGGGAATTATGACCTTATTGTCATAGATGAGTCCCATAACTTCAGAAATAATCCTGCAAGAAAAGATGAGTCTGTAACCAGGTACTCAAAACTGATGGATGACATCATTAAAGCAGGTGTTAAGACCAAAGTTCTTATGCTTTCTGCTACTCCTGTGAATAACAGAATGAATGACTTGAAGAACCAGGTGGCATTTATTGTTGAAGCCAAAGATGATGCATTGGAAAGCAATGGGATAGTAAGCATAGAACAGACTCTAAAGCTGGCACAGGCTAAGTTCAACACCTGGTTGAAACTGGATGATGAGCATCGAACTACTGCATCACTTCTTGAAACCCTGAACTTTGATTATTTCAAGCTGTTGGATTTACTTACGATTGCTCGTTCAAGAAAACATATTGAGAAATACTATGATATATCTGAGATTGGAAAGTTTCCTGAACGACTTCCTCCTTTCAATATAAAAACAGGAATTGAAATCACTGGTCAGTTTCCTCCATTAGAGCAGATCAATAAAGACATTCGTTTTCTTAATCTCAGTGCTTATGCTCCTTTGAAGTACATTCTACCAAACAAAACAGAAGAATATAGCCGAAAATATGACCGAAAGTTGGCTGGTGGTTCCACTTTTAGACAGGTAGACCGGGAACAGAGCCTTATTCACTTGATGAGAGTAAATCTGTTCAAGAGGATGGAAAGTTCAATCAACTCATTCTCCATGACTCTTGCAAAGCTTCTTGGTGAAGTAAACACTCTTCTTTCCAAGATTGACAGCCATGAAAGCAGTGGGGATTTAGAAGAGTTCGACATTGAAGATATTGAGATTGAAGATGATGCTTTCTCTCCATATGTGGTAGGTAAAAAAATCAAGGTTCTAATTCAGGATATGGACACCGTCCGTTGGCGACAGGAGTTGGAAGAAGATAGGATTATTCTTGAAACCCTTCTTACATCAGCTGAATCTGTTGATGCCAGTCAGGATGAAAAATTAAGGCAATTAAAAGAATTGATAAAGAACAAAGTTCAGAATCCTATTAATAGCGGGAATAAGAAAATTATTGTTTTCACTGCTTTTGCGGATACAGCAAAATACCTTTATACCAATATAGCCAAATGGGCTTTGTCTGACCTTGGAATAAACTCAGCTCTTGTTACGGGTTCAGGAGATAATAAAACTGAGATGCCAGGTATCAAGAAAGACTTGGCTTCAATCATTACATCCTTCTCCCCAATTTCAAAAGAAAGGAGCAAGGTCGACTCGACATTAACTGAAGTGATTGATCTTCTTATTGCAACAGACTGTATCTCAGAAGGTCAAAACCTTCAGGATTGTGATTATCTGATAAACTACGATATCCACTGGAATCCTGTCCGTATCATTCAACGTTTTGGACGTGTTGACCGTCTTGGCTCCAGAAACGACTGTATCCAGTTAGTCAATTTCTGGCCCAATATGGAACTTGATGAATACATCAATCTGGAGGCACGTGTCTCAGGCCGAATGGTATTGCTGGATATATCCGCAACAGGTGAAGAAAATGTAATTGAGTTTACTGACTCAGGTACAATGAATGACCTGGATTATAGACGAAAACAACTGGAACGACTCCAAAACGAAGTTATTGATATTGAAGATGTGGAAGGCGGAATATCCATCACAGATTTAACATTGAATGACTTCCGTATGGACCTTACAGAATACATGAAACAGAACAATATACCTCTTTCAGACTTTCCCTTCGGGGCTTTTGCCATAGCTGATGTTTCTGGGGAACCAGAGATAGTTCCCGGTGTTATATTCTGTCTGAAGAATGAAGGGAGTCAAACAGTCTCCGATACAACTTATGCTCTCTCTCCGTTATATCTTATCTATGTATCAGATGATGGTTCCGTAATATTACAGTTCACTCAGGTCAGGAAAATACTCGATCTTCTGAAAAAGAAAGGCATAGAAGGAAAAGTATTGAACCCTGAAAACCTGGACGCTTTCCATTCAAGAACACGTAAGGGAAAAGATATGTCCCATTACCAAAACCTTCTATCCAAGGCCATTCAGGCATTAACCGGAGCAGCAGAAGAGCGTGGCGTTGAAAGCCTCTTCACGCCTGGAGGAACTGTAATCAGTAAGGATAGTTTTAAAGGAATCGATGATTTTGAAGTGGTCAGTTATCTTGTTTTGATGTCAGGGGGTGATTCCCATGTCTGA
- a CDS encoding DUF4391 domain-containing protein: protein MSDYLNKIWNILSFPEKALLEKRIPKKQFLESGRLTGNDKKLFRDNVKNVYWQYTLKPSTCPVLPYRDNDREYLEVAILHVELVSQKGLPRIAEIIHRTIPYPMKLVFTNNEENLAFSIAPKRFSQAEQGAFVVESFFTTTWLDDISFSPASEFIASLNWNVLSLSNFGVLYREWIDRFIAFESALKSGAFRLGNTESRQETLESYKDLEYQIVELKSQIKKAAFNKQVELNTELKKKEQELKHLATSLT, encoded by the coding sequence ATGTCTGATTATTTGAACAAAATATGGAATATCCTATCCTTTCCTGAAAAGGCATTACTGGAAAAACGGATTCCCAAAAAACAGTTCCTGGAAAGCGGTCGATTAACCGGGAACGATAAGAAACTCTTCAGGGATAATGTGAAGAATGTTTATTGGCAATACACCCTAAAGCCCTCTACCTGTCCGGTTTTACCCTATCGGGATAATGACCGGGAATACCTTGAGGTCGCCATTCTCCATGTGGAATTAGTGTCCCAAAAGGGGCTGCCTCGTATTGCCGAGATTATTCACCGGACAATTCCCTATCCTATGAAGTTGGTTTTCACAAATAATGAAGAGAACCTTGCTTTCAGTATAGCACCTAAAAGGTTCAGCCAGGCTGAGCAAGGTGCTTTTGTTGTCGAGTCATTTTTTACAACCACCTGGCTGGATGATATTTCTTTTTCTCCTGCATCAGAATTTATAGCCTCATTAAACTGGAATGTGCTTTCACTCAGCAATTTTGGTGTCTTATATAGAGAATGGATAGATCGATTTATTGCTTTTGAAAGTGCCCTAAAGTCAGGTGCTTTTCGGTTAGGAAATACCGAATCTCGACAGGAGACCCTTGAGAGTTATAAAGATTTAGAATATCAGATTGTAGAACTGAAGTCACAAATAAAAAAGGCTGCTTTTAATAAGCAAGTTGAATTAAATACCGAATTAAAGAAAAAAGAACAAGAGCTCAAGCACCTTGCTACGAGCCTTACATAG
- a CDS encoding RQC domain-containing protein encodes MGIDKSNIRFVIHGDLPKSMEGYYQETGRAGRDGLESHCLLLYSAGDLVKQQYFINQIDDPEEKQKAKDNLSRMARFGSVNVCRRKQVLEYFDEPAADDCGFCDICTGEMEKINASVDAQKILSAVMRTEERFGLTHVIDIVQGADTEKIRRMGHDQIKTYGVGKDKSKNWWRGIVEELLSQEGILQDSEAYNALKITEKGRRVLFGKESFYILKREDKLPPPPSAEEDLFAKSGKYNETLFDLLKNVRMELARKKGVPPYVIFSDKTLREMSALKPVDNTAFLRVSGVGETKLEQYGPFFIPKIKEFLGY; translated from the coding sequence ATGGGTATCGATAAATCCAATATCCGTTTTGTGATCCACGGAGACCTTCCCAAAAGCATGGAAGGCTATTACCAGGAGACAGGAAGAGCCGGACGAGACGGCCTTGAATCTCACTGCCTCCTCCTCTACTCCGCGGGAGACCTGGTCAAGCAGCAATATTTTATCAATCAGATAGATGATCCTGAAGAAAAGCAGAAAGCCAAGGACAACCTGAGCCGTATGGCCCGTTTCGGATCGGTCAATGTATGCCGGCGAAAACAGGTCCTGGAATATTTTGATGAGCCCGCTGCCGACGATTGCGGCTTCTGCGATATATGTACAGGAGAGATGGAGAAGATCAATGCCTCTGTGGATGCCCAGAAAATACTCTCTGCCGTCATGAGGACAGAAGAACGTTTCGGCCTGACCCATGTGATTGATATCGTTCAGGGAGCGGATACAGAAAAGATCCGCCGCATGGGACATGATCAGATAAAGACCTATGGAGTAGGTAAAGATAAGAGTAAAAACTGGTGGAGGGGAATCGTCGAAGAACTTCTCAGCCAAGAAGGCATCCTGCAGGACAGTGAAGCCTACAATGCCCTGAAGATTACCGAAAAAGGCCGCCGGGTTCTTTTCGGCAAAGAATCCTTCTATATTCTGAAGCGTGAGGATAAACTGCCTCCCCCTCCATCAGCGGAAGAGGACTTATTTGCCAAGAGCGGGAAATATAATGAAACTCTGTTTGATCTTCTTAAAAATGTCCGTATGGAACTGGCCAGGAAAAAAGGTGTTCCTCCCTATGTTATCTTCTCAGATAAAACCCTGCGGGAGATGAGTGCTCTCAAGCCTGTGGACAATACTGCTTTCTTGAGGGTATCCGGTGTTGGTGAGACCAAGCTGGAGCAATACGGGCCTTTTTTTATCCCTAAGATTAAGGAATTTCTGGGATACTGA